The window CAGATATTAAAAGGCACTACATTCACCAAATACAAACAATTTGTTGAAAACTGCTTCAACATTCTGCCCCGGCAGGCACTACACGCCAAAACGCTTGGATTTAGCCATCCAGCAACCGGTGAATATATGGAATTTGATTCCGAGTTGCCCAACGACATCACCACAGTGGTTGAAAAATGGCGAACTTATATTGGTGGAAGAGAAATTGATTAGCTTTAAAAATATCTCAGTTGATGAA of the Desulfonatronum sp. SC1 genome contains:
- a CDS encoding RluA family pseudouridine synthase: VTHYTLLEPLGYVSLVECRLETGRTHQIRAHFRYIGHPLFNDERYGGNQILKGTTFTKYKQFVENCFNILPRQALHAKTLGFSHPATGEYMEFDSELPNDITTVVEKWRTYIGGREID